The Chitinophaga sp. H8 genome contains a region encoding:
- the hemA gene encoding glutamyl-tRNA reductase: MFAAIASTFAPEAYKIEMQVSQTKDITNFHIVGINYKKTDAAIRGLFAINPAQYEQLLEHAGAVQLKDLFILSTCNRTEIYGFAASTTQLMELLCKETSGDMEMFRELAYTKSGEEAIRHLYQVGTGLDSQILGDYEIVGQIRNAAKFAKSHGCLGSFLERLINSVLQVSKLIKTETDLSAGTVSVAFAAVRHLEKKVPDIKNKKIVLLGVGKIGRNTCKNIIEYLGVKNITLINRTMQVAEDFACQHGLQYAPYQNLITELQEADVILVASNAPHPTVLAQYLEFSSPKFIIDLSIPFNVEAEVGYLPHVELVNVDELSKVQDETLQKRLNEVPKATAIIEEYMAEFLYWYKMRKHAVVLKAVKDKLHEIHSREIQQQKNGAHYKQEDIEEVSSRIIQKMINLMAGKVRKDTSKSEQYIAMINDIFETGVNQD, translated from the coding sequence TTGTTTGCAGCCATTGCAAGTACTTTTGCACCGGAAGCTTATAAAATAGAAATGCAGGTCAGTCAGACAAAAGATATAACCAATTTTCATATTGTTGGGATCAACTATAAGAAAACAGATGCTGCTATCAGGGGACTATTTGCCATTAATCCGGCGCAATACGAACAACTCCTGGAGCATGCAGGTGCTGTGCAATTAAAGGATCTCTTTATACTTTCCACCTGCAACCGGACAGAGATATACGGCTTTGCCGCCAGTACCACGCAATTAATGGAACTGCTTTGCAAAGAAACCAGCGGAGATATGGAGATGTTTCGTGAGCTGGCCTATACCAAATCCGGTGAGGAGGCCATCCGGCACCTCTATCAGGTGGGCACAGGGCTGGATTCACAGATCCTGGGAGATTATGAGATCGTAGGACAGATCCGCAATGCTGCTAAATTTGCTAAAAGCCATGGCTGCCTCGGCAGTTTCCTGGAAAGGCTCATCAATAGCGTACTACAGGTATCCAAACTTATCAAAACAGAAACAGACCTCAGCGCAGGCACCGTTTCTGTAGCCTTTGCGGCGGTAAGACACCTGGAAAAAAAAGTGCCTGATATAAAAAATAAAAAGATTGTTTTACTGGGCGTAGGCAAAATAGGCCGCAATACCTGCAAAAACATTATAGAATACCTGGGTGTAAAAAATATCACCCTGATTAACCGTACCATGCAGGTGGCGGAAGACTTTGCCTGCCAGCATGGATTACAATATGCACCTTATCAAAACCTGATCACAGAACTGCAGGAAGCAGATGTGATCCTGGTAGCATCCAATGCACCTCACCCCACCGTACTGGCACAGTACCTGGAGTTTTCATCCCCTAAGTTCATTATTGATCTTTCCATACCATTTAACGTAGAAGCAGAAGTAGGATATTTACCTCATGTGGAACTGGTAAATGTAGATGAATTATCCAAAGTACAGGACGAAACTCTGCAAAAGCGCCTCAATGAAGTACCAAAGGCTACCGCCATTATTGAAGAATACATGGCCGAATTTCTTTATTGGTATAAGATGCGCAAACACGCTGTGGTACTGAAAGCTGTAAAAGATAAACTGCACGAAATACATAGCCGGGAAATACAGCAGCAAAAAAACGGTGCCCACTACAAACAGGAAGATATTGAAGAAGTATCCTCCCGCATTATACAGAAGATGATTAACCTGATGGCAGGTAAAGTGCGTAAAGACACCAGCAAGAGCGAGCAGTATATTGCGATGATCAACGATATTTTTGAGACCGGCGTTAATCAGGACTAA